One window of the Shewanella cyperi genome contains the following:
- the rsmD gene encoding 16S rRNA (guanine(966)-N(2))-methyltransferase RsmD produces the protein MAKNTSAQSRSGAAKTAGRPGQVRIIGGQWRSRKLPIQDLEGLRPTTDRVRETLFNWLMGELTGARVLDCFGGSGALALEALSRYAAYARIFELQNGAAQQLKTNLASLKCTQAEVFQGDTLQWLARGTDQGFDIIFIDPPFRKGLAQQCLDALVTHGWLNPGALVYLETESELGAPAVPTHWQELKHKQAGQVSYRLYRCGEPL, from the coding sequence ATGGCCAAAAATACTTCAGCACAGTCACGGAGTGGGGCTGCCAAAACGGCTGGCCGTCCGGGTCAGGTGCGCATCATTGGTGGCCAATGGCGTTCACGTAAATTACCTATCCAGGATTTGGAGGGTCTCAGGCCCACCACAGACAGGGTGCGTGAAACCTTGTTCAACTGGCTGATGGGTGAGCTGACCGGTGCCCGGGTGCTGGACTGTTTCGGTGGCAGCGGTGCCCTGGCACTGGAGGCCCTTTCCCGTTATGCGGCCTACGCCAGGATCTTCGAACTGCAAAACGGCGCAGCGCAGCAGCTCAAAACCAACCTTGCCAGCCTCAAATGCACCCAAGCCGAGGTATTTCAGGGAGATACCCTGCAATGGTTGGCCCGCGGTACGGATCAAGGCTTTGACATCATCTTTATCGACCCGCCATTTCGCAAGGGTCTGGCCCAGCAATGCCTCGATGCCCTTGTGACCCATGGCTGGCTGAATCCCGGCGCCCTGGTCTACCTGGAAACTGAGTCCGAACTCGGCGCCCCAGCGGTGCCCACCCACTGGCAGGAACTGAAGCACAAGCAGGCCGGCCAGGTCAGCTACCGCCTCTATCGCTGTGGCGAGCCGCTATAG
- a CDS encoding heavy metal-binding domain-containing protein, whose translation MKIIISLLLALALSGISHANPIEAMEQVYACPMHPEVTGKAGDTCPKCGMNLVKAEPGYACPMHPEVTGQAGDSCPKCGMHLKPTKHQTHQH comes from the coding sequence ATGAAAATAATCATTAGCCTGCTGCTGGCCTTGGCGCTGAGCGGTATTTCCCATGCCAATCCCATTGAGGCCATGGAACAGGTCTATGCCTGCCCCATGCACCCTGAGGTCACAGGCAAAGCCGGCGACACCTGCCCCAAGTGCGGCATGAACCTGGTCAAGGCTGAGCCCGGCTACGCCTGCCCCATGCATCCTGAAGTCACAGGCCAGGCCGGAGACAGCTGCCCCAAGTGTGGCATGCATCTGAAACCCACCAAACACCAGACACACCAGCACTGA
- the ftsE gene encoding cell division ATP-binding protein FtsE translates to MIRFEQVSKIYSGGQKALTDVSFHLRKGEMAFLTGHSGAGKSTLLKLITVIERASAGRVWINGHDIAGIDRGHVPFLRREIGMIFQNHHLLMDRSVFDNVALPLVIEGFSHGEIRKRVAASLDMVGLFGKERHNPIMLSGGEQQRVGIARAIVNKPALLLADEPTGNLDPKLSMDILRLFETFNDAGTSVLIATHDLGLIARMKYRTLTLKQGRMLGAQELATGGEPN, encoded by the coding sequence ATGATTCGATTTGAGCAGGTCAGCAAGATCTACTCCGGGGGCCAAAAGGCCCTGACCGATGTCAGCTTCCATCTGCGCAAGGGCGAGATGGCCTTCCTGACCGGCCACTCCGGGGCGGGCAAGAGCACCCTGCTCAAGCTCATTACCGTTATCGAGCGTGCCAGTGCCGGGCGGGTGTGGATCAACGGCCACGACATCGCCGGTATTGACCGCGGCCATGTGCCTTTTCTGCGCCGGGAGATCGGCATGATTTTTCAGAACCATCATCTGCTGATGGACCGCAGCGTGTTTGACAACGTGGCCCTGCCGCTGGTGATCGAGGGCTTCAGCCACGGCGAGATCCGCAAACGCGTCGCGGCGTCGCTGGACATGGTGGGCCTGTTTGGCAAGGAAAGACACAATCCCATCATGCTGTCCGGCGGTGAGCAGCAAAGGGTGGGCATAGCCCGCGCCATAGTCAACAAGCCGGCCTTGCTGCTGGCGGACGAACCCACGGGTAACCTCGACCCCAAGCTGTCGATGGACATTTTGCGCCTGTTCGAGACCTTCAACGATGCCGGTACCAGCGTGCTGATCGCCACCCACGATCTGGGTCTGATAGCACGGATGAAATACCGCACCCTGACCCTGAAACAGGGACGTATGCTGGGCGCCCAGGAATTGGCGACCGGTGGTGAACCCAACTGA
- the ftsY gene encoding signal recognition particle-docking protein FtsY, with protein MSKKGFFSWFRRDKEDAAAEAVQQTQPGAEAKVAEPVPQAAEPEVAVDTQAAEEAAAQAKAEAEAQAKAEAEAQAKAEAEAQAKAEAEAQAKAEAEAQAQAEAAAKARAEAAAQARAQAEAQAQAEAEAQAQAEAEVRAEAEAAQAIMAAEAAAEAEQLQPEPQEKPVREGFFSRLKRSLKRTSENIGSGFIGLFRGKKIDDELFEELEEHLLIADVGVETTSRLIAKLTEHASRKQLKDAEALYELLREEMHKTLAPVSIPLVPENAEGPFVILMVGVNGVGKTTTIGKLAKQYQSQGKSVMLAAGDTFRAAAVEQLQVWGQRNNIPVVAQHTGADSASVLFDALQAARARKIDVLICDTAGRLQNKSHLMEELKKVVRVMKKQDDSAPHEVMLTLDASTGQNAISQAQLFQEAVGVTGITLSKLDGTAKGGVIFAIADKFGIPIRYIGVGEQIDDLREFNARDFIDALFSQDKTDNS; from the coding sequence ATGTCAAAGAAAGGTTTTTTTTCCTGGTTCCGCCGGGACAAGGAAGACGCTGCCGCAGAGGCAGTGCAGCAAACACAACCCGGGGCGGAAGCCAAGGTAGCGGAGCCAGTACCTCAGGCTGCTGAGCCTGAAGTGGCCGTCGACACTCAAGCAGCTGAGGAAGCTGCAGCCCAGGCCAAGGCGGAAGCCGAAGCTCAAGCCAAGGCGGAAGCCGAAGCTCAGGCCAAGGCGGAAGCCGAAGCTCAGGCCAAGGCGGAAGCCGAAGCTCAAGCCAAGGCGGAAGCCGAAGCTCAAGCCCAGGCAGAAGCCGCAGCCAAGGCCCGGGCGGAGGCCGCAGCTCAGGCTCGGGCGCAAGCCGAAGCTCAGGCCCAGGCAGAAGCCGAAGCTCAAGCTCAGGCGGAAGCCGAAGTTCGAGCGGAAGCCGAGGCAGCCCAGGCCATAATGGCGGCGGAAGCGGCGGCCGAGGCCGAGCAACTGCAGCCCGAGCCCCAGGAAAAGCCGGTTCGCGAGGGTTTCTTCAGCCGTCTCAAGCGCAGTCTTAAGCGCACCAGCGAAAATATCGGCAGCGGCTTTATCGGTCTGTTCCGCGGCAAGAAGATCGATGATGAGCTGTTTGAAGAGCTGGAAGAGCACCTGCTGATCGCCGATGTCGGGGTGGAAACCACCAGTCGTCTTATTGCCAAGCTGACAGAGCACGCCAGTCGCAAGCAACTCAAGGATGCCGAGGCCTTATACGAGCTGCTCAGGGAAGAAATGCACAAGACCCTGGCGCCGGTGAGCATTCCCCTGGTGCCCGAAAATGCCGAAGGCCCCTTTGTGATCCTTATGGTCGGCGTCAACGGCGTCGGCAAGACCACCACCATAGGCAAGCTGGCCAAACAGTACCAGAGCCAGGGCAAGAGCGTGATGCTGGCCGCCGGTGACACCTTCCGTGCCGCCGCAGTGGAGCAGCTGCAGGTCTGGGGTCAGCGCAACAATATTCCCGTGGTGGCCCAGCACACGGGGGCCGACAGTGCCAGCGTGCTGTTTGATGCCCTGCAGGCCGCCCGTGCCCGCAAGATAGATGTGCTTATCTGCGACACCGCCGGTCGCCTGCAGAACAAGAGCCACCTGATGGAAGAACTCAAGAAGGTGGTGCGGGTGATGAAGAAGCAGGACGACAGCGCGCCCCACGAGGTGATGCTCACCCTGGATGCCAGCACAGGCCAGAATGCCATCAGCCAGGCACAGTTGTTCCAGGAGGCGGTGGGTGTCACCGGCATCACCCTCAGCAAGCTCGATGGCACCGCCAAGGGCGGGGTGATCTTTGCCATTGCCGATAAATTTGGTATTCCTATCCGTTACATAGGTGTGGGTGAGCAGATTGATGATCTGCGCGAGTTCAATGCCCGCGACTTTATCGATGCCCTATTCAGCCAGGATAAAACGGATAACTCATGA
- a CDS encoding NapC/NirT family cytochrome c, with the protein MNWRALFKPSAKISVFSLLVLGILVGVVGFFGTQTALHMTSTDEFCMTCHSNHSLKDEVMASAHGNNKQGIVVQCQQCHIPQEPFAYLKKKIIVSKDALTFMMIDGFNTQAWLDANRKEQADKARDFLRSIDSSTCQNCHKRIYDNQPDTMSKKAVRMHKNNAKKAPEKRKTCIDCHRGVAHPYPKEEAEGEKGESEAEG; encoded by the coding sequence ATGAACTGGCGTGCCCTATTTAAACCCAGTGCGAAAATCTCGGTATTCAGCCTGCTGGTGCTGGGTATCCTGGTGGGTGTGGTTGGCTTTTTTGGCACCCAGACCGCACTGCATATGACCAGCACCGACGAATTTTGTATGACCTGCCACAGCAATCATTCCCTCAAGGATGAAGTGATGGCTTCAGCCCATGGCAACAACAAGCAAGGCATAGTGGTGCAGTGCCAGCAGTGTCATATTCCCCAGGAACCTTTTGCCTACCTGAAGAAAAAGATCATAGTGTCCAAGGATGCGTTGACCTTTATGATGATCGATGGCTTTAATACCCAAGCCTGGCTGGACGCCAACCGCAAGGAGCAGGCCGACAAGGCACGTGACTTCCTGCGTTCCATAGACTCATCCACCTGTCAAAACTGCCATAAGCGTATCTATGATAATCAGCCGGATACCATGAGCAAGAAGGCGGTGCGTATGCATAAGAACAACGCCAAGAAAGCCCCGGAAAAACGCAAGACCTGTATCGATTGTCACCGTGGCGTGGCCCATCCTTATCCGAAGGAAGAGGCTGAAGGCGAAAAGGGTGAGAGCGAAGCCGAAGGCTAA
- the ftsX gene encoding permease-like cell division protein FtsX: MANHADLTRSKLPISGRIVMFFIRHLQQGMASMGELWRNPVSSVMTMAVLGVSLSLPAALQVLVKNAETVTQSWNSAAEISLFIDEGRSEQAIQSLISRIKVFPEVAEVNYIDRAKALDEFQRLSGFGEALAYLDSNPLPAVVTVTPTARYSSPTGARELLSKLEREQEVSFGRLDIEWLERLQAVLRLLERTVLAIAALLVLAVVLVIGNTIRLAIMNRRSEIEVMKLVGATEAFIQRPFLYTGIWYGIIGGLLAWLIINLLVWYLDGALAELLGLYGSSMQMQSLSVKELLQLVLLAAFLGWLGSYLSVRQHLRAIEPS, translated from the coding sequence ATGGCCAATCATGCCGATTTGACCCGCAGCAAGTTGCCCATATCCGGCCGGATAGTGATGTTCTTTATCCGACATCTGCAACAGGGCATGGCCAGCATGGGCGAGCTGTGGCGCAATCCCGTATCATCAGTGATGACCATGGCGGTGCTGGGAGTGAGTCTGAGCCTGCCGGCGGCATTGCAGGTGCTGGTGAAAAACGCCGAGACTGTGACCCAGTCCTGGAACAGCGCCGCCGAAATCTCCCTTTTTATCGATGAAGGCCGCAGCGAGCAGGCGATCCAGAGCCTGATCTCCCGGATCAAGGTGTTTCCCGAAGTGGCCGAGGTCAACTACATCGACAGGGCCAAGGCCTTGGATGAATTCCAGCGCCTGTCGGGTTTTGGCGAGGCCCTGGCCTACCTGGATTCCAATCCGCTGCCGGCTGTGGTGACTGTCACCCCTACGGCCCGTTATTCCAGCCCCACAGGTGCCCGTGAGCTGTTGTCGAAGCTGGAGCGGGAACAGGAGGTCAGCTTCGGTCGCCTCGACATCGAATGGCTGGAGCGTTTGCAGGCGGTGCTGAGGCTGCTGGAGCGCACTGTGCTGGCCATCGCCGCCCTGCTGGTGCTGGCCGTGGTGCTGGTCATAGGTAACACCATACGCCTGGCGATAATGAACCGGCGCAGTGAAATCGAGGTGATGAAGCTGGTGGGGGCCACCGAGGCCTTTATTCAACGGCCGTTCCTCTACACCGGCATTTGGTACGGCATTATCGGCGGCTTGCTGGCCTGGCTCATTATCAACCTGCTGGTGTGGTATCTCGACGGTGCCCTGGCCGAGTTGCTGGGACTTTATGGCAGCAGTATGCAGATGCAATCGCTGTCGGTAAAAGAATTGTTACAACTGGTATTGCTGGCGGCCTTTCTCGGCTGGCTGGGTTCATATCTTTCAGTACGTCAACATCTTAGGGCGATTGAGCCCTCCTGA